The following are encoded together in the Gemmatimonadota bacterium genome:
- a CDS encoding HEAT repeat domain-containing protein encodes MSSDDGREYVQALSRLIETCASTYPGSAARDAAARDVENRSRRRPLALELDGDLLRIGGDDAVPFDAPGTEALVSAFLAHAIGRMSIRQLTPARDFLEMARLLSVRPSDPQGGHAIEREVSDARLWNVEFIGLASLDAKPVTAVLPAEMLLSLRDGADYAHAEAALAKLATRGEEALAEGDARTVAAVLVAMSTFEQESHHDNLRHTAELAMKRLISPMALRLTAQLIPSARRRESLIAVLSQAGEDGAEALFAHLVASQDMHERRAYFDAMVALGSGISMLMQALDDEQWYVARNAAELLGEMRVDGVEGSLALMLKSPEEPRRIAAASALARLRTPDALAALHEAVNDPSAQVRYFASSATIARIEGSSARQLGVALDADGDPDMKLQIISALGRLGTPDAVQKLIKTLLSPQGGRGSADMSSEFRCASIEAVADARGGAALSVIAQFRRDRDPRVAETATRIYARLASESRTTNRATA; translated from the coding sequence ATGTCGAGTGATGACGGAAGGGAGTACGTCCAGGCACTGTCGCGCCTGATCGAGACTTGTGCCTCCACGTACCCGGGCTCCGCCGCGCGCGATGCGGCGGCCCGGGACGTGGAGAATCGGTCGCGGCGACGCCCGCTCGCCCTCGAACTCGACGGTGACCTGCTGCGCATCGGTGGAGATGACGCCGTCCCCTTCGATGCGCCGGGGACCGAGGCGCTCGTCTCGGCGTTCCTTGCCCACGCCATCGGGCGCATGAGCATTCGCCAGCTCACGCCCGCGCGCGACTTCCTGGAGATGGCGCGCCTGCTCAGCGTCCGTCCCAGCGACCCGCAAGGCGGGCATGCCATCGAGCGCGAGGTGTCCGACGCGCGCCTGTGGAACGTCGAGTTCATCGGCCTCGCCTCGCTCGACGCCAAGCCGGTGACGGCCGTGCTCCCCGCCGAGATGCTGCTCTCGCTGCGCGACGGCGCCGACTACGCCCATGCCGAAGCGGCGCTGGCCAAGCTGGCCACGCGCGGCGAAGAAGCGCTCGCGGAAGGCGACGCGCGCACGGTGGCGGCGGTCCTGGTCGCGATGTCGACGTTCGAGCAGGAGAGCCACCACGACAACCTGCGCCACACCGCCGAGCTGGCGATGAAGCGCCTGATCTCCCCGATGGCGTTGCGCCTGACGGCACAACTCATCCCGTCGGCCCGTCGCCGCGAGTCGCTCATCGCGGTCCTGTCGCAGGCGGGCGAGGATGGGGCCGAGGCGCTCTTCGCACACTTGGTCGCATCGCAGGACATGCACGAGCGGCGCGCCTACTTCGATGCCATGGTGGCGCTGGGCAGCGGCATCTCGATGCTGATGCAGGCGCTGGACGACGAGCAGTGGTACGTGGCGCGCAACGCCGCCGAGCTGTTGGGGGAGATGCGCGTCGACGGCGTGGAAGGGTCGCTCGCGCTCATGCTCAAGTCGCCCGAGGAACCGCGCCGCATCGCCGCCGCATCGGCGCTCGCTCGCCTGCGCACCCCCGACGCCCTGGCCGCATTGCACGAGGCGGTGAACGATCCGTCGGCGCAGGTGCGCTACTTCGCCAGCTCCGCCACGATCGCGCGCATCGAAGGCTCCTCGGCCCGCCAGCTCGGTGTGGCCCTCGACGCGGATGGCGATCCGGACATGAAGCTGCAGATCATCTCGGCGCTCGGCCGCCTGGGGACCCCCGATGCGGTGCAGAAGCTGATCAAGACGCTGCTGTCGCCGCAGGGCGGTCGTGGGTCCGCCGACATGAGCAGCGAGTTCCGGTGTGCGTCGATCGAGGCGGTGGCCGACGCGCGCGGTGGCGCGGCGCTCAGCGTCATTGCGCAGTTCCGGCGCGATCGCGATCCACGAGTGGCCGAGACCGCGACCCGCATCTACGCGCGACTCGCGAGCGAGTCGCGGACGACGAATCGCGCCACCGCCTGA
- a CDS encoding alpha/beta fold hydrolase has protein sequence MPSRPSDFTKSHRAPAFAGVIAALASSRLLALSIALSIVPSATARAQNYLRPSDINALPSKPADARVAYGADSLQFGELRLPSGKGPFAVAIVIHGGCWVHGYAAANNAAPIADALRDAGVATWNVEYRRRDNPGGGWPGTFLDVASAADALRGLAARYPLDLTRVIAIGHSAGGQMALWLAARPKLGAGSPLRVANPLPIAGVVALAGPGDLYDFNTYGDGMCGEGTIPKLLGGSPTEVPDRWRDASPSNWLPLGVPQVMIAGEADRIMPRKNLDLWGAAARAKGDSVEIIVVPKAGHHEVMSPQSVTWPAIRDAVLRLSNARPGSAQTSERWWRDVERLSHDSMAGRQTGSKEHRQTAEYVANAFARAGLRPAGTNGYFQPVRFLSRTIDESRSALTLLRDGKEESLTLGQDAAFVLRAPLAASVEAPLVFAGYGLQLPEYGVDDLTGLDVKGKVVVYMTQMPKGVPGPVISHSRAQSWETFRKLGAVGVITFGGSRTNDAAFTRASANRLAPQLTLDDASLDAQRGNSLALGWNAARAAKLFDGAAEPYAAIAARADSGLKLPRFNLPVRIRSRVALVTGRVTSDNVLGLFPGSDPQLKDEVVVLTAHLDHVGIGRAVNGDSIYNGAMDNASGTALLMEMARRLKEGGSKLRRSVLFAAVTAEEKGLLGSRYLANHPTVKAERIVANLNTDMFMPIVPLTRIMVNGLEESDLAADARAAGEALGLAVVSDPEPEENRFIRSDQYSFILRGIPSLSFKVGFALDTPEHEAVKAFRATRYHFPQDDVTQHVDQATAEGFTRYYLDVVKRVADRDRRPRWHPDSFFRRLAPGM, from the coding sequence ATGCCATCTCGTCCTTCCGACTTCACCAAGAGCCACCGGGCCCCGGCTTTCGCTGGGGTGATCGCGGCCCTCGCGTCGTCCCGTCTGCTGGCGCTCTCGATCGCCCTGTCGATCGTGCCTTCCGCTACCGCGCGGGCACAGAACTACCTGAGGCCGAGCGACATCAACGCCCTCCCCAGCAAGCCGGCTGACGCCCGCGTTGCCTACGGCGCCGACTCGCTGCAGTTCGGCGAGCTGCGCCTGCCGAGCGGCAAGGGTCCCTTCGCCGTGGCCATCGTCATCCATGGCGGCTGCTGGGTGCACGGCTACGCCGCCGCCAACAACGCCGCCCCCATCGCCGACGCGCTTCGCGATGCCGGCGTCGCGACATGGAACGTCGAGTACCGACGCCGCGACAACCCCGGCGGCGGATGGCCCGGGACCTTCCTCGACGTCGCCAGCGCCGCCGATGCGCTGCGCGGCCTTGCCGCGCGCTACCCGCTCGACCTCACGCGCGTGATCGCCATCGGCCACTCTGCCGGCGGCCAGATGGCATTGTGGCTGGCGGCCCGTCCGAAGCTCGGCGCCGGCTCCCCGCTGCGCGTTGCCAACCCGCTCCCCATCGCTGGCGTCGTCGCCCTGGCCGGCCCTGGTGACCTGTACGACTTCAACACCTATGGCGATGGCATGTGCGGCGAGGGGACCATCCCCAAGCTCCTCGGCGGCTCCCCTACCGAGGTGCCCGACCGCTGGCGCGACGCCTCCCCATCGAACTGGCTCCCGTTAGGCGTCCCGCAGGTCATGATCGCGGGCGAGGCCGACCGGATCATGCCGCGCAAGAACCTCGACCTCTGGGGCGCCGCCGCGCGCGCCAAGGGCGACAGCGTGGAGATCATCGTGGTCCCCAAGGCCGGGCATCATGAGGTCATGTCGCCCCAATCGGTCACCTGGCCCGCCATCCGGGACGCCGTCCTCCGACTCTCGAACGCTCGGCCCGGCAGCGCCCAGACCAGCGAACGATGGTGGCGCGACGTCGAGCGCCTGAGCCACGACTCCATGGCCGGTCGTCAGACCGGGTCGAAGGAGCATCGCCAGACAGCCGAGTACGTCGCCAACGCCTTCGCCCGGGCGGGGCTCCGGCCGGCGGGAACCAACGGCTACTTCCAGCCGGTGCGATTCCTCTCGCGCACGATCGACGAGTCGCGCTCCGCGCTCACCCTGCTGCGCGACGGGAAGGAAGAGTCGCTCACGCTGGGGCAGGACGCTGCCTTCGTCTTGCGCGCCCCGCTCGCCGCGTCGGTCGAGGCGCCGCTCGTCTTTGCCGGCTACGGGTTGCAGCTCCCGGAGTACGGTGTCGACGACCTCACGGGGCTCGACGTGAAAGGGAAGGTCGTGGTGTACATGACGCAGATGCCCAAGGGGGTCCCCGGCCCGGTCATCTCGCACTCGCGCGCCCAGTCGTGGGAGACGTTCCGGAAGCTCGGCGCGGTTGGCGTCATCACCTTCGGCGGGTCGCGCACCAACGACGCGGCCTTCACGCGCGCGAGCGCCAATCGCCTTGCGCCGCAGCTGACGCTCGACGACGCATCGCTCGACGCTCAGCGTGGCAACTCCCTCGCCCTCGGCTGGAACGCTGCCCGCGCCGCCAAGCTCTTCGACGGCGCCGCCGAGCCGTACGCTGCCATCGCCGCGCGCGCCGACAGCGGGCTGAAGCTCCCGCGCTTCAACCTGCCGGTGCGCATCCGCTCGCGCGTGGCGCTCGTCACCGGGCGCGTCACCTCCGACAACGTGCTCGGACTCTTCCCCGGCTCCGACCCGCAGCTCAAGGACGAAGTCGTCGTGCTGACGGCCCACCTCGACCACGTCGGGATTGGGCGCGCCGTCAACGGCGATTCGATCTACAACGGGGCGATGGACAACGCCTCCGGCACCGCCCTCCTCATGGAAATGGCCCGTCGGTTGAAAGAGGGCGGGAGCAAGCTCCGCCGCTCCGTCCTCTTCGCGGCGGTCACCGCCGAGGAGAAGGGGCTGCTCGGCTCGCGCTACCTGGCCAATCACCCCACGGTGAAGGCGGAGCGCATCGTCGCCAACCTCAACACCGACATGTTCATGCCCATCGTCCCGCTCACCAGGATCATGGTGAACGGGCTGGAGGAGTCGGACCTGGCGGCCGACGCCCGTGCAGCTGGCGAGGCGTTGGGCCTTGCGGTGGTGAGCGACCCCGAGCCCGAGGAGAATCGCTTCATCCGCAGCGACCAGTACTCGTTCATCCTGCGCGGAATCCCGTCGCTCTCGTTCAAGGTGGGCTTCGCCCTCGATACCCCGGAGCACGAGGCAGTGAAGGCGTTCCGTGCCACGCGCTATCACTTCCCGCAGGACGACGTCACGCAGCATGTCGACCAGGCGACCGCCGAGGGATTCACGCGCTACTACCTGGACGTGGTGAAGCGGGTCGCCGATCGCGATCGCAGGCCGCGCTGGCATCCCGACTCGTTCTTCCGGCGGCTGGCTCCCGGAATGTGA
- a CDS encoding M20/M25/M40 family metallo-hydrolase yields the protein MHPIARTTIGSLAAAAALLSSTVAAQQKAPIYTPGQLNPNQQLAREIYKELVEINTGVETGDITAAAQAMAKRFRAAGIPEGDIFVGGPQPKKHNLVVRLRGKGGPNAGKPLLLLAHIDVVEALKADWSPDLDPFVFTERDGYYYGRGTADDKAMASIFVANVFRMKQEGYVPDRDIIIALTADEESGPFNGVDWLTKNHRELVDAAVVINEGGGGTLREGKHLFNTVQAAEKITTNFTLRATNRGGHSSVPRDDNAITQLADALAKVGRHRFPVQLSEVTRAFFSQTANLETPEVGKAMKALVANPQDAAALGVLQKDPRYNSMLRTSCVATQLNGGHATNALPQLAEANVNCRIYPTSSAAEVRAELERVIGDTNVKVIIKSQRPSTPSTALARDVMGPIERITKEMWGNIPVIPTMSTGATDSRFFRALGVPAYGVSGLFSDPTVDARAHGRDERMGVRSYFEGQEFLYRLTKALASTTSIQ from the coding sequence ATGCACCCGATTGCCCGGACCACGATTGGCTCGCTCGCCGCCGCCGCGGCGCTCCTCTCCTCAACGGTTGCGGCGCAGCAGAAGGCGCCGATCTACACCCCGGGACAGCTCAATCCCAACCAGCAGCTCGCGCGCGAGATCTACAAGGAACTGGTGGAGATCAACACCGGAGTGGAGACGGGAGACATAACGGCGGCGGCGCAGGCGATGGCGAAGCGCTTCCGAGCGGCCGGGATCCCCGAGGGCGACATCTTCGTGGGGGGGCCGCAGCCCAAGAAGCACAACCTGGTCGTGCGACTGCGCGGCAAGGGGGGGCCGAATGCGGGGAAGCCGCTGCTCCTGCTGGCGCACATCGACGTGGTCGAGGCGCTCAAGGCCGACTGGTCGCCGGATCTCGATCCGTTCGTCTTCACCGAGCGCGACGGCTACTACTACGGACGCGGGACCGCCGACGACAAGGCGATGGCGTCGATCTTCGTGGCCAACGTCTTCCGGATGAAGCAGGAAGGCTACGTCCCGGACCGCGACATCATCATCGCCCTCACCGCCGATGAGGAGAGCGGGCCGTTCAACGGCGTGGATTGGCTGACGAAGAACCACCGCGAGCTGGTTGATGCCGCCGTGGTCATCAACGAAGGGGGAGGCGGGACGCTGCGCGAGGGCAAGCACCTCTTCAACACGGTGCAGGCGGCGGAGAAGATCACGACCAACTTCACGCTGCGGGCCACCAACCGCGGCGGGCATTCGTCGGTCCCGCGCGACGACAATGCCATCACGCAGCTCGCCGACGCCCTCGCCAAGGTGGGGCGCCATCGTTTTCCGGTGCAGCTGAGCGAGGTGACGCGCGCCTTCTTCTCGCAGACCGCCAACCTCGAGACGCCGGAGGTGGGGAAGGCGATGAAGGCGCTCGTGGCCAACCCGCAGGATGCCGCCGCCCTTGGCGTGCTGCAGAAGGACCCGCGCTACAACTCGATGCTGCGCACGAGCTGCGTGGCCACGCAGCTCAACGGCGGCCACGCGACCAATGCGCTCCCGCAGCTGGCGGAGGCCAACGTCAACTGCCGCATCTACCCCACCAGCAGCGCCGCCGAGGTGCGCGCGGAGCTGGAGCGCGTGATCGGCGACACCAACGTGAAGGTGATCATCAAGTCGCAGCGCCCCTCGACGCCGTCGACCGCGCTGGCGCGCGACGTGATGGGGCCCATCGAACGCATCACGAAGGAGATGTGGGGGAACATCCCCGTCATCCCGACCATGAGCACCGGGGCGACGGACTCGCGATTCTTCCGCGCGTTAGGCGTGCCGGCGTACGGCGTGTCGGGCTTGTTCAGCGACCCCACGGTCGACGCGCGGGCGCACGGGCGCGACGAGCGGATGGGGGTGCGGAGCTATTTCGAGGGACAGGAGTTCCTGTATCGGCTGACAAAGGCGCTGGCGTCGACGACATCGATTCAATAG
- a CDS encoding amidase yields MRDSLGLAHLIRTRQLSVEEAVDAAIARIEQLNPQLNAVIHPMFEQARQMARRPLADPDAPFAGVPFLIKDLLTAYADEPMASGSTLYAGWRAEADSELMARYRKSGVIVLGKTNTPEFGLTPFTEPKAKGISRNPWNVERTTGGSSGGSAAAVASGMVTMAGGGDGGGSIRIPASCCGVFGFKATRGRVPTGPGDGEIWAGAVTEGVVTRSVRDSAAMLDAIDGEDVGAPYAAPPKARAFLDEVSTEPGRLRIAFTDAPMLGHAIHADCKGAVRDAAALLESLGHHVEEAAPVIDRERFNEAFITIVCGEVVADLRDAAARLRREARRDDVEVATWGLAMLGGSITAGDYASAQRYLQRVGRTMGAFFQRHDLLLTPTLGMPPVPHGTLQPKPGEEMMLKVFGALHAGGLMKKLGAVTQVAATVFDFIPYPPLFNVTGQPAMSVPLWWNREGLPIGVQLAGRFGDDATLFRVAGQLERARPWHERWPATSARP; encoded by the coding sequence ATGCGCGACTCCCTCGGGCTCGCCCACCTCATTCGCACCCGCCAGCTCTCGGTCGAGGAAGCGGTCGACGCGGCCATCGCTCGCATCGAGCAGCTGAACCCGCAGCTCAACGCGGTCATTCACCCGATGTTCGAGCAGGCGCGCCAGATGGCTCGCCGGCCGCTCGCCGATCCCGACGCGCCATTTGCCGGCGTCCCGTTCCTCATCAAGGACCTGCTCACCGCCTATGCCGACGAGCCGATGGCCAGCGGCTCGACGCTCTATGCGGGATGGCGCGCGGAGGCGGACTCGGAGCTGATGGCGCGCTACCGGAAGTCCGGAGTGATCGTGCTGGGCAAGACCAACACACCGGAGTTCGGGCTCACCCCCTTCACTGAGCCCAAGGCCAAGGGGATCAGCCGCAACCCGTGGAACGTCGAGCGCACGACCGGTGGCTCGAGCGGCGGGTCGGCCGCGGCGGTTGCCAGCGGGATGGTGACGATGGCCGGTGGTGGCGACGGGGGTGGGTCGATTCGCATTCCCGCGAGCTGCTGCGGAGTCTTCGGCTTCAAGGCCACGCGCGGGCGCGTCCCGACCGGCCCCGGCGATGGCGAGATCTGGGCGGGGGCCGTGACCGAAGGGGTGGTCACGCGCTCCGTCCGCGACTCGGCGGCGATGCTCGATGCCATCGACGGCGAGGACGTGGGAGCGCCGTACGCGGCTCCGCCCAAGGCGCGAGCGTTCCTGGACGAGGTGTCGACCGAGCCGGGTCGCCTGCGCATCGCCTTCACCGACGCCCCGATGCTCGGCCACGCCATCCACGCCGACTGCAAGGGGGCGGTGCGCGATGCGGCCGCGCTGCTCGAGTCGTTAGGCCATCACGTGGAGGAGGCCGCGCCGGTCATCGACCGCGAGCGGTTCAACGAGGCCTTCATCACCATCGTCTGTGGCGAGGTGGTCGCCGATCTCCGCGACGCCGCGGCCCGGCTCCGCCGCGAGGCGCGGCGCGACGACGTCGAGGTCGCGACGTGGGGGCTGGCCATGCTGGGAGGCTCGATCACCGCCGGCGACTACGCCAGCGCGCAGCGCTACCTGCAGCGCGTGGGGCGCACGATGGGGGCGTTCTTCCAGCGCCACGATCTCCTCCTCACGCCGACGCTGGGGATGCCACCGGTCCCGCACGGCACGTTGCAGCCCAAGCCGGGGGAGGAGATGATGCTCAAGGTGTTCGGCGCGCTGCACGCGGGGGGACTGATGAAGAAGCTGGGCGCGGTCACGCAGGTGGCGGCGACCGTCTTCGACTTCATCCCGTATCCGCCGCTGTTCAACGTCACCGGGCAGCCGGCGATGTCGGTGCCGCTCTGGTGGAACCGCGAGGGGCTCCCCATCGGGGTGCAGCTGGCGGGGCGCTTCGGCGACGACGCGACGCTCTTTCGCGTCGCGGGGCAGCTGGAGCGGGCGCGCCCCTGGCACGAGCGCTGGCCCGCCACGTCGGCGCGCCCCTGA
- a CDS encoding carbohydrate binding family 9 domain-containing protein, with protein MPLLPAIRATRVAAAALLAILGALASPPGAAAQGREGATTFGAPGAREGSSSSPAAIPPRNALTTARAVRARTAPIIDGRDDDAAWEAAPPIDDFKQFAPVEDGEASFRTEVRAVFDDRNLYVVVRAFDPHPDSIVSLLSRRDVRTNSDQLKIIVDGYLDRRSGVELMLNPAGVKRDASIYSDVVEDMTWDGVWDGAASIDSLGWVAEFKVPFSQLRFNPGARAFGFGVWRDIARRNERVAWPAYRTSRATLASQLGTLEGIAGIQRGSRLELLPYMVTKNVTEAGPDGWRHPQKLTAGADVKYGITANATLDATVNPDFGQVEVDPALLNLSAFEVRFEERRPFFQEGVGLFKCGGPCEGIFYTRRIGRTPQLRASSLDPSGTSILGAAKLTGRLRNGMALGLVEAITRREEGVNGATIEPQTNYFVGRLVKEMRQGRSQIGTMVGAVNRNLDPATEPYLRRAAYTGVLQGFHRFARDRWEVMAYTGINQVSGSREAIARTQLNSVHFYQRPDHEESFDSTRTTLGGNVAAVSLSKIGGAVRWNTYVRRASAGLELNDLGFVPTVNDASIRNDLVWQALRPGRFYRRMFANFGAENHWTTGGLPSGGRVVGQATWELPNSWLTTFSYTGNDLFQTHCVACARGGPAVRQGPKHDFAFVVSGDPRLVLVPRVTLAAGFGDDRRSYGYALIGGADLRIASRFSMGVDGQYIHRNDDQQWIGNFGSSVSDTTHFTFAHLEQTTLSVTGRVNWTASPTLSLQLYAQPFVSSGDFDDWRELADPRAARYVDRYRPYGGRRSPDGFSYKQFNSNAVVRWEYRPGSTLFLVWQQGRVNDRVNRPGFEFARDYRDLFRAHPDNTLLLKLAYWLNP; from the coding sequence ATGCCCCTGCTCCCCGCCATTCGCGCCACTCGTGTCGCGGCCGCCGCCCTGCTGGCGATCCTTGGCGCGCTCGCGTCTCCCCCGGGTGCGGCGGCGCAGGGGCGCGAAGGGGCGACCACGTTCGGGGCTCCCGGCGCGCGCGAGGGTTCCTCGTCGTCTCCAGCTGCAATCCCTCCCCGGAACGCCCTCACCACCGCACGGGCGGTGCGGGCCCGAACCGCGCCGATCATCGACGGCCGCGATGACGATGCCGCCTGGGAGGCCGCCCCTCCCATCGATGACTTCAAGCAGTTCGCCCCGGTCGAGGACGGCGAGGCGTCGTTCCGCACCGAGGTCCGCGCCGTCTTCGACGACCGCAACCTCTACGTGGTGGTGCGCGCCTTCGACCCGCACCCCGACAGCATCGTCTCGCTCCTGAGCCGGCGCGACGTGCGCACCAACTCCGACCAGCTCAAGATCATCGTCGACGGCTACCTCGACCGTCGCAGCGGGGTCGAGCTCATGCTCAACCCGGCCGGGGTCAAGCGCGATGCCTCGATCTACAGCGATGTGGTGGAGGACATGACGTGGGATGGCGTATGGGACGGGGCCGCCAGCATCGATTCGTTAGGGTGGGTCGCCGAGTTCAAGGTCCCGTTCAGCCAGCTCCGCTTCAATCCCGGGGCGCGCGCCTTCGGCTTCGGCGTCTGGCGCGACATCGCGCGGCGCAACGAGCGGGTCGCCTGGCCCGCGTACCGGACCTCACGCGCCACGCTCGCGTCGCAACTGGGGACCCTGGAGGGGATCGCCGGGATCCAGCGCGGGAGCCGGCTCGAGCTGCTCCCCTATATGGTGACCAAGAACGTCACCGAAGCCGGCCCCGACGGCTGGCGCCATCCGCAGAAGCTCACCGCCGGGGCCGACGTGAAGTACGGGATCACGGCCAACGCCACGCTCGACGCCACGGTGAACCCCGACTTCGGGCAGGTCGAGGTCGACCCCGCGCTCCTCAACCTCTCCGCCTTCGAGGTCCGCTTCGAGGAACGCCGCCCCTTCTTCCAGGAGGGGGTCGGGCTCTTCAAGTGCGGCGGACCATGCGAGGGGATCTTCTACACCCGGCGCATCGGGCGCACGCCGCAGCTCCGCGCGTCGTCGCTCGACCCGTCGGGGACCTCGATCCTCGGCGCGGCCAAGCTCACCGGGCGGCTGCGCAACGGGATGGCACTCGGCCTCGTCGAGGCGATCACCCGGCGCGAGGAAGGGGTCAACGGCGCGACCATCGAGCCGCAGACCAACTACTTCGTCGGGCGCCTGGTGAAGGAGATGCGGCAAGGGCGCTCGCAGATCGGCACCATGGTTGGCGCGGTCAACCGCAACCTCGACCCGGCCACCGAGCCCTACCTGCGGCGCGCGGCGTACACCGGCGTGCTGCAGGGCTTCCATCGCTTCGCCCGGGACCGGTGGGAGGTCATGGCCTACACCGGGATCAACCAGGTGTCGGGATCGCGCGAGGCCATCGCCCGCACGCAGCTCAACAGCGTGCACTTCTACCAGCGCCCGGACCATGAGGAATCGTTCGACAGCACACGGACCACGTTAGGCGGCAACGTCGCCGCGGTGTCGCTGAGCAAGATCGGCGGTGCCGTGCGGTGGAACACCTACGTGCGCCGTGCCTCAGCGGGGCTGGAGTTGAACGACCTGGGGTTCGTCCCCACGGTGAACGACGCCTCCATCCGCAACGATCTCGTGTGGCAGGCGCTGCGTCCGGGACGCTTCTATCGCCGCATGTTCGCCAACTTCGGCGCCGAGAACCACTGGACCACGGGTGGCTTGCCGAGTGGGGGGCGCGTCGTGGGGCAGGCCACGTGGGAGTTGCCGAACAGCTGGCTCACGACGTTCAGCTACACCGGCAATGACCTGTTCCAGACGCACTGCGTGGCCTGTGCACGTGGCGGGCCCGCGGTACGGCAGGGTCCCAAGCACGACTTTGCCTTTGTGGTGAGTGGCGACCCGCGCCTCGTGCTCGTCCCACGGGTCACGCTGGCCGCCGGCTTCGGTGACGACCGGCGGTCGTACGGGTACGCGCTCATTGGCGGCGCCGACCTGCGCATCGCCTCGCGCTTTTCCATGGGGGTCGACGGGCAGTACATCCACCGCAACGACGACCAGCAGTGGATCGGGAATTTCGGCTCGAGCGTGAGCGACACGACGCACTTCACCTTTGCGCACCTCGAGCAGACGACGCTCTCCGTGACGGGACGCGTGAACTGGACCGCGTCGCCGACCCTGTCGTTGCAGCTGTATGCCCAGCCGTTCGTGAGCAGCGGCGACTTCGACGACTGGCGCGAGCTCGCCGACCCGCGCGCCGCGCGCTACGTGGACCGCTATCGTCCGTACGGCGGGCGTCGCTCGCCCGACGGCTTCAGCTACAAGCAGTTCAACTCGAATGCGGTCGTGCGCTGGGAGTATCGCCCTGGGTCGACGCTCTTCCTCGTCTGGCAGCAGGGGCGCGTCAACGACCGGGTGAACCGCCCCGGCTTCGAATTCGCGCGTGACTATCGCGACCTCTTCCGGGCGCACCCCGACAACACCTTGCTGCTGAAGCTGGCGTATTGGCTGAACCCGTAG
- a CDS encoding winged helix DNA-binding protein — translation MVISSNPTMTERRLSIQEELQQRRPFQSKREEVFLALLRTAAVVKRPVAKVVEEHDLSLAQYNVLRILRGAGDEGLPTLTIRERMIEEAAGITRLIDKLEAAALVRRDRGASSDRRQVFCRITEKGLAVLAELDPAVTSADEHTLALLDDARLDELLRVLEEVRASARANVETSSTPTVVASADGILRRR, via the coding sequence ATGGTCATTTCATCCAATCCAACGATGACGGAGCGCCGACTCTCCATCCAGGAAGAGCTGCAACAGCGGCGCCCCTTCCAGTCCAAGCGCGAGGAAGTCTTCCTTGCCCTCCTCCGGACGGCCGCGGTGGTCAAGCGCCCCGTGGCCAAGGTGGTCGAGGAACATGACCTCTCGCTCGCGCAGTACAACGTGCTGCGCATCTTGCGAGGCGCTGGCGACGAGGGGCTCCCGACGCTCACCATCCGCGAGCGCATGATCGAGGAGGCGGCCGGGATCACGCGCCTCATCGACAAGCTCGAGGCGGCGGCGCTGGTGCGTCGCGATCGTGGCGCGTCGAGCGATCGGCGGCAGGTGTTCTGCCGCATCACCGAGAAGGGACTCGCCGTACTCGCCGAACTCGACCCGGCGGTGACGTCGGCCGACGAGCACACGCTCGCCCTGCTCGACGATGCGCGGCTGGATGAACTGCTGCGCGTGCTGGAGGAGGTCCGGGCCAGCGCCCGCGCCAACGTCGAAACGTCGTCTACACCGACGGTCGTCGCGAGCGCCGACGGGATCCTGCGCCGCCGGTAA